A region from the Hirundo rustica isolate bHirRus1 chromosome 20, bHirRus1.pri.v3, whole genome shotgun sequence genome encodes:
- the LOC120761756 gene encoding uncharacterized protein LOC120761756 — MRQHKVQGQRHLQAHLDRESKVTRLIGIVHHEDVKQLYCWFCCQPNGKIYVSKAKIDVHSDRFGFPYGAADIVCLEPENCDPTHVSIHQSPHGNTDLLPRFEIKNRKAETFSIDFTVCISAMFGNYNNVLQFIQSMEMYKILGVQKVVIYKNNCSHLMEKVLKFYVEEGTVEIIPWPINSHLRVSSEWYFMQDGTHIGYYGQITALNDCIYRNMERSKFVVLNDADEIILPLKHPNWKTMMNSLQEQNPGTSVFLFENHIFPETVSSRMFNVSSWNTVPGVNILQHVYREPDRKDVINPRKMIVDPRKVIQTSVHSVLRAYGKSVNVPMDVALIYHCRKALQRDLPRESLIRDTTLWRFNSSLIKNVNKVLYQTMLRAQN; from the exons ATGCGGCAGCATAAAGTACAAGGACAAAGACATTTGCAAGCACATTTAGATAG AGAAAGCAAAGTCACTCGTCTGATTGGGATTGTTCACCATGAAGATGTAAAACAACTGTACTGCTGGTTCTGCTGTCAGCCCAATGGAAAGATATATGtatcaaaagcaaaaattgaTGTTCACTCAGACAGATTTGGATTCCCTTATGGTGCAGCAGATATAGTTTGTTTGGAACCTGAAAACTGTGATCCAACACATGTATCAATTCATCAGTCTCCACATGGAAATACTGACCTGCTGCCaaggtttgaaattaaaaaccGCAAGGCTGAGACCTTTTCAATTGACTTCACTGTGTGCATTTCTGCCATGTTTGGAAACTATAACAATGTCTTGCAGTTTATACAGAGTATGGAAATGTACAAGATTCTTGGAGTACAGAAAGTGGTGATCTATAAGAACAACTGCAGCCATCTGATGGAGAAAGTCTTGAAGTTTTATGTAGAAGAAGGAACTGTTGAGATAATTCCCTGGCCAATAAACTCACACCTCAGGGTTTCTTCTGAGTGGTACTTCATGCAAGATGGAACACACATTGGCTACTATGGACAAATCACAGCTCTAAATGACTGTATATACCGTAACATGGAAAGGAGCAAGTTTGTGGTCCTTAATGATGCTGATGAAATAATTCTTCCTCTTAAACACCCAAACTGGAAAACAATGATGAACAGTCTTCAGGAACAAAACCCAGGGACTAGTGTTTTCCTCTTTGAGAACCATATCTTTCCAGAAACAGTATCTTCTCGCATGTTCAATGTTTCATCTTGGAATACTGTGCCAGGTGTTAACATACTACAGCATGTATACAGAGAGCCGGACAGGAAAGATGTAATCAATCCCAGGAAAATGATAGTTGATCCACGAAAGGTGATTCAGACTTCAGTCCATTCTGTCTTACGTGCTTATGGGAAGAGTGTGAATGTTCCCATGGATGTTGCCCTCATTTATCACTGTCGGAAGGCCCTTCAAAGAGACCTTCCCAGAGAATCTCTCATCAGGGATACAACACTGTGGAGATTTAACTCATCATTAATAAAGAATGTTAACAAGGTTCTATATCAAACCATGCTGCGAGCTCAAAATTGA